One Paenibacillus sp. SYP-B4298 genomic window, TACCCTTAGCAATTGTGTTCATTCGGGGATCGATACGGTCGGTGTGCTGACTCAGTACCAGCCGCTTGTGCTCAATCAGTATCTGGGCATCGGCAGTCCATGGGGACTGGATCGCCGGGATGGGGGCATGTCCGTGCTGCCGCCTTATGTGAAGTCACGTGGAGGCTCATGGTACAAAGGAACCGCGAATGCAATCTATCAGAATATGGGCTTTATTGATCGTTATGATCCTGAATATGTGCTGGTGATCTCCGGCGACCATATCTATAAAATGGACTATGATCTGATGCTGCAGCATCACAAGCGCCAGGGGGCGGATGTGACCATCGCGGTGTTCGAGGTGCCGTGGAAGGAAGCGAGCCGCTTCGGTATTATGAGCGTCGATGATGAGGATCGAGTGGTCGAGTTTCAGGAAAAGCCGAAGGTGCCGACGAGCAATCTGGCATCGATGGGCGTCTATATTTTCTCCTGGTCGGTGCTGCAGCAATATCTGATACGGGATGAGGCGAACAAGTCGTCCAGCAATGATTTTGGCAAGGACATTATTCCGTCCATGCTGGCAGATGGGGTCAAGCTGAGCGCTTATGCCTTCAGCGGCTACTGGAAGGATGTCGGCACGATCGAAAGCCTGTGGGAGGCCAATATGGACTTGCTGGAGGAGCACCCGCAGCTCGATCTGTATGAACGAGACTGGCGGATTTTCTCTGTCAACCCGAATCGCCCCGCCCATTACATCTCGGATCAGGCAGAGGTTGCGGCCTCGCTCGTCTCCGAGGGCTGCTTCCTTGAGGGGGTTGTGAATCGCTCGGTGCTGTTCTACGGGGTTGAGGCGGCCCAAGGCTCTGTCATCAGTGAGTCCGTGGTGATGCCGGGAGCGAAGATCGGCAAGGGCGCCCGGCTGTTCCGTGCGATCATCGGAGAGGGGGCGGTCATCGGCGATCATGTGACGATCGGCTCCCCGGATAGTGAGGAAATTACGGTTGTTGCCAGCGACGAATATGTGACGCCCAATCCGACCTTGATGGAGGTAGAGTAGATGAAGCATGATCAATTAATTGGCGTAATCAATCTGATCCACGAGCCGGATGAGCTGGAGGCGCTGACCGCTGGGCGCTGCCTGGCTACAGTACCGTTCGGCGCCCGCTATCGGCTGATTGATTTCACCCTCTCCAGCATGGTGAACTCCGGTATCTCCAAGGTGGCGGTATTCACGCATACGAAGTATCGCTCTCTCATGGACCATCTGGGGTCCGGGCGGCACTGGGATCTGCATCACCGGCAGAACGGGCTGTTCGTCCTGCCGCCAGTGGCCGACGATATGAGCGATCTGCGCAAGGGCGATCTGTACCAGTTTTTTCAACATCGCGATTACTTCCTCCGCTCGCAAGCAGAGTATGTAGTCGTTGCACGCAGCCATATGCTATGCAATATCGACTTCAAGGCTGTGCTTGCGGATCATATCGCCAGCGGGGCCGACATCACGGTCGTATGCAGCAAGGAGGGCGAGGGACAACTGGGCAAGGCGCGCAAGGTGAAGCTGGATGAGAGCGGCCGGGTCGTCGCCATGCAGGATCATTACGGGCGGCTCAAGAGCGATCTGATCTCTATGGAGATGTACGTCATGAAGAAGGAGCTGCTGCTGGAGCTGGTGGAGACCTCCTTGGCGGAGGGGCAGGATCATCTCGTGCGACATGCGATCATGCTGCAGCTCGATCGGCTCCATGTGCGGGGCTATGTGTATGAAGGCTATCTGGGCGTGATCAATACGGTCGCCAGCTACTATGCCAACAGCATGAACCTGCTGAACCCGTCGGTATGGCGGGAGCTGTTCTTCACGCCGGGACCGATCTATACGAAGGTCAAGGATGAGCCTCCTGCCGCTTACATGGAGGGGGCGAAGACGGTCAACTCCCTCATTGCCAATGGCTGTGTCATTGAGGGGACGGTCATTAACAGCATCCTGTTCCGGGGCGTGCACGTCAACAAGGGTGCTGTTATTCGGAACAGCATCATTATGCAGAATGGCGAGATCGGCATCGGCAGCTCTGTCGATCATGTCATACTGGATAAGGAAGTCCACATTGAGGCCGGGCGCGACATTCGCGGCGTGCATGACTCGCCGTTCATCGCCATCAAGCGCAAGGTCATCTGAGCGCAGGCATGAAGCT contains:
- a CDS encoding glucose-1-phosphate adenylyltransferase, which produces MVRKEMMAMLLAGGEGKRLGVLTKDLAKPAVHFGGKYRIIDFTLSNCVHSGIDTVGVLTQYQPLVLNQYLGIGSPWGLDRRDGGMSVLPPYVKSRGGSWYKGTANAIYQNMGFIDRYDPEYVLVISGDHIYKMDYDLMLQHHKRQGADVTIAVFEVPWKEASRFGIMSVDDEDRVVEFQEKPKVPTSNLASMGVYIFSWSVLQQYLIRDEANKSSSNDFGKDIIPSMLADGVKLSAYAFSGYWKDVGTIESLWEANMDLLEEHPQLDLYERDWRIFSVNPNRPAHYISDQAEVAASLVSEGCFLEGVVNRSVLFYGVEAAQGSVISESVVMPGAKIGKGARLFRAIIGEGAVIGDHVTIGSPDSEEITVVASDEYVTPNPTLMEVE
- the glgD gene encoding glucose-1-phosphate adenylyltransferase subunit GlgD, whose translation is MKHDQLIGVINLIHEPDELEALTAGRCLATVPFGARYRLIDFTLSSMVNSGISKVAVFTHTKYRSLMDHLGSGRHWDLHHRQNGLFVLPPVADDMSDLRKGDLYQFFQHRDYFLRSQAEYVVVARSHMLCNIDFKAVLADHIASGADITVVCSKEGEGQLGKARKVKLDESGRVVAMQDHYGRLKSDLISMEMYVMKKELLLELVETSLAEGQDHLVRHAIMLQLDRLHVRGYVYEGYLGVINTVASYYANSMNLLNPSVWRELFFTPGPIYTKVKDEPPAAYMEGAKTVNSLIANGCVIEGTVINSILFRGVHVNKGAVIRNSIIMQNGEIGIGSSVDHVILDKEVHIEAGRDIRGVHDSPFIAIKRKVI